A region of the Flavobacteriaceae bacterium MAR_2010_188 genome:
AACCTAACGAGTTGAGTATCGTTTCAGAACGAATAAACGATGTTCCCGGAACTCATAAAATTGAGTATAAATCTGCAGTAGATACTATCAATATCGAGCACATTGCCCACAATCGGTCGGGCTTTGCGTTAGGAGCTGTAATCGCGGCGGAGTGGATAGTTGATAAAAAGGGGATTTTTACAATGAAAGATGTGTTAAACATTGCATAATTTGACTATTCTTGTGCCGATTTTAAATAATTTTCTGCGGTTTAATAAACAAAACTAGACTATGACGTTTTTTCAGTGGTTTATCCTATTTCTTATTATACAAGTACTTCATGGTCTTGCTACCTGGAAATTATATATAAAGGCGGGTCGACAAGCGTGGGAAGCTTTTGTGCCAGTTTATAATGCCGTAATCTTAATGAAGATAATCAACCGTCCATGGTGGTGGGTGATTCTCTTGTTTGTGCCGATTATAAACCTCATCATGTTTCCGGTGATATGGGTAGAAACTGCAAGAAGTTTTGGCAAGAACACTTATCTTGATACTTTTTTGGCCATTGTATCTTTAGGCTTTTATAACTTTTATCTTAATTATGTTGCCGATGTAACCTATATCGAAAATCGAGCATTATTGCCGAAATCAAGTTCTGGAGACTGGGTAAATTCGATACTGTTTGCGATTGTAGCCGCGACAGTCGTTCATACTTATTTCATCCAACCTTTTACCATACCTACTTCATCCTTAGAAAAAACTTTATTGGTAGGCGACTTTTTATTCGTGAGCAAGTTTCATTATGGCGCAAGAATCCCGATGACTACAATTGCGGCTCCAATGGTGCATGATACTTTACCCGTACTAAACACAAAATCTTATTTATACGACGACAAGAAAAATAGCGACAGCTGGAAAAACAAATTTCAGCTTCCTTATATGCGTTTGCCAGGCTTTCAAAATATAGAACGGAATGATATTGTTGTCTTTAATCAGCCAGCCGATACTTTGTTCAATATGTATTTGGCGGCAGATAGGTACTACGGTAAACCAATCGACAAGAAAACAAATCTTGTAAAGCGTTGCGTAGGTTTGCCAGGAGATTCTCTTGAGGTAAGGAACGGCTATGTATTTATAAATGGGAAACAAAATGAATTGCCTGATCGGGCGAAATTGCAATTTTCCTATTATGTACAGCCTAAAACAAATCAATTTAATCCACAACTTTTAAAGGATCAATATGGAATCACAGATCCTTTGTATATGATTCCAAACGGCCAGAATACTTATAAGTTTATGGCAATTACTGATGAAGCGATATCTAGATTCAAAAACAATCCGAATGTCTCAGGGATTTTGCCGGTTAAGGAAGAAGCAGGTATCAGAAATTCTAGAATATTCCCAGAAAACGCTCAGTATAACTGGAATAACGACTTTTTTGGACCATTATATATTCCAGAAGAAGGCAAAACCATCATCCTTACCCCAGAAATATTACCTCTATATAAGCGAATAATTACCGAATATGAAGGTCATCAACTTAAAGTTAATGGTACCGACATCCTTATAGACGGTGTTAAGAGCGATAGCTACACCTTTAGACAAAATTACTATTGGATGATGGGTGATAACCGACATAACTCTTTAGATAGCCGCGTTTGGGGTTTTGTTCCTTTTGACCATGTGGTTGGTAAACCAGTTTTCATCTGGATGAGCTGGGATGGACTTAAAAACCCAAGATGGGAGCGCTTCTTTACTACAGTTAGCGGCAGCGGAACCGCAATCTCCTTTTTTATCCCTTTCTTAATTCTGTTGGCAATTATTTACATTTTCAACAAATGGAGACAAAGACAAAAGACGACTAAGTAATTTCGAACTATAATTTCAATAGAAATATTTTATGGAATTGCTTCTGCATCCGGTTTATTTACCTAATCTAGAGCATTTCTCGGTGATGGTGCAAACCGATAAAATTGTTTTTGAAGCGTTTGATAATTTCCTAAAGCAGACCTATCGTAATCGAACATATATCTACGGTGCTAACGGAAAATTACAGCTGAACATCCCCGTTAGGCATTCCCAAAAGGACCGAAAGTTCTACCGCGATGTTGAGATTGCTTATGATACGGATTGGCAATTGATACATAAGCGGTCCATAGAATCAGCTTACAGCACCTCTCCTTTTTTTGAATTTTATCTAGATGAAATCCTTCCGATGTATTCTAAGCCCGAAAAATATTTATATGATTTCAACTTAAGGACAATAGAAATCTTTTTCGACGCTATGCGGGTTTCGTTTGATTATTCGAAATCGACCGACTACGAAATTAAACCTCAAGATAAAGCAGATATGCGTAATTTAGCCGATGCCAAGAGGAAAGATGAGCAGCAGTTTGAAAACTATTCGCAAGTGTTCAACGACAAGCATGGTTTTATTAATAATCTTTCTATCCTAGACCTACTCTGCAATCTTGGTCCCAACACCGCCGATTACTTAAAACGTCAAAGTTTAATCTGAATCCAGATTGAGGGTTGCAATAATCGGGAAATGGTCGGAATAGTTGACTTCAAAGTTTTTAAAGCCGTTAATCTGAAAGCTATTTTCCGCGAAAATAAAATCAATCCTAACCGGAAAGAAATCAAAGTTTAGCGTTCTTCCAAAGCCATTACCTGCTTCAACAAACGAATCCTGCAAATCTCCTTTAATATTTTTGTACACATAAGAATAGGCGGTATTGTTGAAGTCTCCGGAAACAATCATTTTATAAGGACAATTCTTTTTATGCTCTAGGAACATCTCGGTTTGCTGCTGTTGGGTTTCAAAAGTGTGGCTCACCCTTTTTACAAGATTCTTCGAGTTTTCATTTGCAATATGCTCTACCGTCGGGTCAATCCCCATAGATTGCAAATGCACATTGTAGATTCTAATGGTATCCTGATCTTTCTTGATATCTGCAAAAATGGCATTGTTAGATGTATTCGGAAATTCAATGGAACCTGAATTTATGATCGGAAACCTTGAAAAAATCGCTTGACCAGTTTTTACTTTATCGCCCGTAATATCTACATATTTATGATAGCCCTTTAGCAAAACAACATCATCCGGACGGTATTCTTGCATATTGATGATATCTGGTTTCTGCTCTACGATAAAGTCTCTCAAATCCTGTTTTAATCGCTTGTTTTCTATCCAATTAAATACGTTAAATAACCGTACGTTATAATTCATCACCGTAAAATTGCTAGTATTCTCAATAGCCTTTGAAGATGAAAATTTATAGAGAGAAAAAACGTGCTGATAGCCCAATAGTAGTACCAAAATGGACAAGAGCATTTGCCTCCGGACTTTTAGAAGCCAATAAATAAAAAATATAATATTTACGATAATCAGGAAAGGCACACCAAGACTAAGGATAGAAATAAATGCAAATTTTTTAGGTTCTACGTGAGGTAAAAGATAAGAAAGCAACAGCATTACAGCCGCCATCGAATTCACGCTGAATAAAACCTTATCATAAAACTTCAATCCCCTCATGGTAAACTCAATCCTTACCTGCTTTAAACAAAAAGGTTTTTTCTTCTTTGGTCAGACTTTCGTATCCGCTCTTGCTGATTTTGTCGAGTATCAAGTCTATTTTCTTTTGCTGATTGAACTCTCCAAATTGCTTTTTGTCAACTCCTGCGACCTTTCTCTTTGAATTATGAACGGTTTTAAGATTAGATTTTGGTTCAAAAAGATTACTCACCCAATCCATAAAACCTTGAAAACCCAAACCGATATCATTACCCTTTTGAAGCTGTGTTGCATAGAAATAACCAAGCAAAACCCCTCCCAGATGTGAAACATATCCACCTTGATTGGTAGACATTAGCCCAAGAACATCTAAGACCACGAGTGCAATCCCGATGTACTTTAACTTAATGTTGAAGGTAAAAAACCTCACCTCATTATTCGGTAGATAGGCACAAAGAAAAATCAAGAGTGCTCTGACACCAGCAGAAGCCCCGATTAACGGGCCCGAATTATGAATCATTGATGTTGGCAATACATTATAGACCAATAAAAAGGCAAGTCCACCGCAGATAATTCCTAGAAAATAGATGCTCAGCGCCATTTTTATGTTGAAAAGATTCAACAGCATCTGGGCCACAAAATAGAGCACCATCATATTAAAAAGCAGATGAAATAATCCGTAATGCAAGAAACCATAAGTTATAATGGTCCAAGGTTTCAGTATAAAATCAAAGAAGTCCTTTGGTAGCTCAAACCAATAAAAAAGCTGCTCGGCCGGATAGATTGTACGAATAATCAAGGCCAGAATAAATATTATCACATTAATGACAATAATTTTCTCTAGGGCATTAAGCCGCGCTAATTTATTCTGTATGTCGTTAGTTAGGGTTGACATTTAATTCCAACGTTTGTCTTTAAATTGTGTTTTCTTCCAATACCACATCATCAAAAATCCGGTTAACGCACCACCGACGTGAGCCATATAAGCAGTATTACTCGGGCTAAAGAACGATTGACCTGTTAAAGCCGAAATAAGGTCTAATGCAATTATACCAGGGATAAAATATTTTGCCTTTATCGGGATCGGTAAGAATATCAGCATCAACTTAGAATCCGGGAAGAGCATCCCGAAGGCCACAAGCACACCCATGATTGCGCCAGAAGCTCCTACCATCGTAGAATTGTAAATGGTGAACATATCTTGCAATTTCAATTTCTGCACCTCTGTAATGCCGTCTATCAATTTGTTATTAGTAAGCATGAATTTAATATCTGACGCGGCAAGACCATCACTTATCAATGCAGATTCTGCCGGGAGGTATTTAAAATAGTAAAATCCGAGCATCACCGCAGCAGCGCCAAGCCCGGATGAAATATAGAAAAACAGAAATTTTTTCCAACCAAACACCTGTTCTACCGCAGTACCAAACATCCATAAGGCGAACATATTAAAAAGAATATGCATAAAATTACCGTGCATAAACATATGCGTGATAATCTGCCAAGGTTGAAAGAGGTCGTTCTTAGGAAAGTATAAGGCGAATAATCTATAAAACAGCTCG
Encoded here:
- a CDS encoding WbqC-like protein family protein, whose protein sequence is MELLLHPVYLPNLEHFSVMVQTDKIVFEAFDNFLKQTYRNRTYIYGANGKLQLNIPVRHSQKDRKFYRDVEIAYDTDWQLIHKRSIESAYSTSPFFEFYLDEILPMYSKPEKYLYDFNLRTIEIFFDAMRVSFDYSKSTDYEIKPQDKADMRNLADAKRKDEQQFENYSQVFNDKHGFINNLSILDLLCNLGPNTADYLKRQSLI
- a CDS encoding signal peptidase I, whose translation is MTFFQWFILFLIIQVLHGLATWKLYIKAGRQAWEAFVPVYNAVILMKIINRPWWWVILLFVPIINLIMFPVIWVETARSFGKNTYLDTFLAIVSLGFYNFYLNYVADVTYIENRALLPKSSSGDWVNSILFAIVAATVVHTYFIQPFTIPTSSLEKTLLVGDFLFVSKFHYGARIPMTTIAAPMVHDTLPVLNTKSYLYDDKKNSDSWKNKFQLPYMRLPGFQNIERNDIVVFNQPADTLFNMYLAADRYYGKPIDKKTNLVKRCVGLPGDSLEVRNGYVFINGKQNELPDRAKLQFSYYVQPKTNQFNPQLLKDQYGITDPLYMIPNGQNTYKFMAITDEAISRFKNNPNVSGILPVKEEAGIRNSRIFPENAQYNWNNDFFGPLYIPEEGKTIILTPEILPLYKRIITEYEGHQLKVNGTDILIDGVKSDSYTFRQNYYWMMGDNRHNSLDSRVWGFVPFDHVVGKPVFIWMSWDGLKNPRWERFFTTVSGSGTAISFFIPFLILLAIIYIFNKWRQRQKTTK
- a CDS encoding Metal-dependent hydrolase, endonuclease/exonuclease/phosphatase family: MRGLKFYDKVLFSVNSMAAVMLLLSYLLPHVEPKKFAFISILSLGVPFLIIVNIIFFIYWLLKVRRQMLLSILVLLLGYQHVFSLYKFSSSKAIENTSNFTVMNYNVRLFNVFNWIENKRLKQDLRDFIVEQKPDIINMQEYRPDDVVLLKGYHKYVDITGDKVKTGQAIFSRFPIINSGSIEFPNTSNNAIFADIKKDQDTIRIYNVHLQSMGIDPTVEHIANENSKNLVKRVSHTFETQQQQTEMFLEHKKNCPYKMIVSGDFNNTAYSYVYKNIKGDLQDSFVEAGNGFGRTLNFDFFPVRIDFIFAENSFQINGFKNFEVNYSDHFPIIATLNLDSD
- a CDS encoding Membrane associated serine protease, rhomboid family, whose protein sequence is MSTLTNDIQNKLARLNALEKIIVINVIIFILALIIRTIYPAEQLFYWFELPKDFFDFILKPWTIITYGFLHYGLFHLLFNMMVLYFVAQMLLNLFNIKMALSIYFLGIICGGLAFLLVYNVLPTSMIHNSGPLIGASAGVRALLIFLCAYLPNNEVRFFTFNIKLKYIGIALVVLDVLGLMSTNQGGYVSHLGGVLLGYFYATQLQKGNDIGLGFQGFMDWVSNLFEPKSNLKTVHNSKRKVAGVDKKQFGEFNQQKKIDLILDKISKSGYESLTKEEKTFLFKAGKD
- a CDS encoding Membrane associated serine protease, rhomboid family, with amino-acid sequence MRGITNTVKHLLIINAIMFLGTLTLGNGELFYRLFALYFPKNDLFQPWQIITHMFMHGNFMHILFNMFALWMFGTAVEQVFGWKKFLFFYISSGLGAAAVMLGFYYFKYLPAESALISDGLAASDIKFMLTNNKLIDGITEVQKLKLQDMFTIYNSTMVGASGAIMGVLVAFGMLFPDSKLMLIFLPIPIKAKYFIPGIIALDLISALTGQSFFSPSNTAYMAHVGGALTGFLMMWYWKKTQFKDKRWN